ACGATACTAATTGTTGGGTTATCAGTGTTATCTGTGGGTTGAACTTGCAATTTCGTAACTGTAGCTTTCTCTTTGCTGTTCGTATGGTCGTTTATCTCATTACTGTGAAAATTTATTCAGAACTTGGCTGCCTCGTGTCATATTACTTCTCCATATGAAGGACTTATGgtttgttgttcttttttatttttttattaaaataagttGTCCCCTTTTttccaatatattttaatggttATCCATTTGATTGACGAGCCTTATGTGTAAACGCCATTTTATGACTAGGgcaaccatttttctttcagtATACGATAGCTTCTAGAATTTTTGAATTTGCTACACCTTGTAAGATTGTAGAAAGATGAATGTCTAAGTTTATGAGAAAGGATTGCTacttccttttattttgtagtttgatTGTGTATAATCTGGATCCCATTAGGATGgtttatgttctttttctgTATTCACAAACAATTCTCTCTTGAAAATTGGACGTGATTTTTTAATACGTTAATTGGGACTGTTCCATTGTAATTTGGAGGCTTTGTTTTTGTCCTTTTGAGATTTTAATATCTCTGAAATGTTGGCTGGGAAGTAACGCATTTTATCCCTTTTTGATCAAGAAGTTTGCTGGACAATTGATTGTGAAGTAGTAGTGAATAAGATGATTGTACTGGATTCAAATGTAAATTCTTTCCACTATAAACCATTACAACTTGTTGTTGTGTTTTTCTTACATATATcgtattttttctctttcagaTAATGCTGGTGTTATCGTCAATCCCAAGGGCGAAATGAAAGGTaatgtttgtttctttatttatttttcacagtATTATTTTTATACCAACGGGTGTTTAGGTCAACTTAGAATGTAATGGCTCTGTAAGCTAGTAGTATATGATGCCTTTAAATGTGTGACATGTCACATAAGATGCTAATTATTATGTAAGCCTTGAAATTTGACAAAGGCAATTCTGGGTGGAAAATTCGAAGCTTGCCTAGTAGTTTCCACTAACCAGTAGGTGCAGATTGTAAGAAGCAATGTGCACGttgaaacattattttttgaaatctagAACATGCACACAGCAAGTTTAGTGTTTGATACATGTTCATCAAATGTTCGGAACATGCATTGGAGTGTGTCCAAGTGTTGGACATAGATACTAATAAAACTAAAGTACTAGCTGCCAGTTTTAACATTGATAACACCACATTATTGGTAAACAAAGAACGAATGGTCTTTCATGAAATCTGGACATCATTTATGGTGAACCGTTATGTTCTTGGGTTGGATAGCAACCCCTTCCCTATTTCAGAGATTAATGACGGTTGTGCATTTGATTACAGGTTCGGCAATTACTGGCCCCATCGGAAAGGAATGTGCTGATCTCTGGCCGAGGATTGCAAGTGCGGCGAATGCCATCGCATGAGAGCCAAAGCCATTATAGGGTCATGCCatgttttagattttcttcTAGTTTTCTTTTGGTTGGGTTTGCCTCTGCTTTGTTAGACACTGATGCAAGCTCATTTTTGAGTTCTCTTAATCTTACTGTATCGCTCAAGTTTAAATTGGTGTTGCCTTTTGCTCCTTTCTGTTTCATGAACTCTTGCAGTTTTTTCTATAGATACGAAGGTTGCATGTCTTATAACGTTAATATTTGAAGAAGCATTAGAAAGTTTTCGTCGTTCTTGCCTGCTCTTGTTGGGAAAGTTCCATTCTAAAATCAACCCATGAAGATTGATgagaatattattattatttttttgaaataatagtttattgGTGGAATGTTTTTGAGGTTGAGGGTAGGTTAGGTGACATTTTCAGAAGAGGTTTTCGTCATTGATTGGTTGTGATGTAGTTATTTGAAAGTAGTAGGCTACACAAGCATTGAAATTGTTTCTATGAGTTCTATGAACTATTTGACTCATAGTGTGTTTGAACTTGTGAAAAATTATAGCGAAATACGAGAGATCAATTGAGCTATaattctcaaaatcaatttaccCATCACTTGCATAAGTTActtatatattacaattatatatctctaagttgaaattttatctttaagtaatttcttaataaatagGTGATGAATTaatcaagtttcaaatttttgttaacACTTTCCAACAAATCCATACCAGCATCCATTCAAATGTATATTTTCAAGGTACAATAAAAGaactatacatatatttataaaattatactttttaatataatttgaaattttgttacatctgaataattgttttacaagatattttaaactttattttaactaaatctAAATCTATTTGGAAGAATAGATGAGCGGGGAGATTCGTGTAACACGTAAATTGAAAGTTGCATAGATGTTTCATATTAGATCTTATCATTTCAATAGAAGTATTGTAGAGATATATACACAcatgtatataaaataatacataatatatatataaagaggCAACTTTGAATTGAAGGCAAGGCAAAGCAGATTTGAACCAAATGGAACCAACCATCCCTCTCTCACCTATCACAACCTGACTTGACTTCTTTTTAACTCAAAAACCAACCCATGACTTCCCAACTCACAGTTTGGTGTAGTACCTCTTTCACCTCTATTTCATATCCTTTCTCACAACTCAACCTTTTAATACAACTCTTCTCCCTTTCTTCCTTTTGCTCTCTATCCCATCTTTCATCTCACACTCAAAAACCTCTCCTTTCTTGGTATCGGGATCGGCACTTACATCGGTTTTGGTCTTGGCCTGTCTCCAAAGACATGGCCGGGTTGGTCACTGGTTCCCAACACTATCCGCACGTTGTTGATGAGGTCATATATCATCCCTTCCTTGTTTTCACTCTCTTTGATTGttataattttgtcatttagtTTCTCAACTTTAAACATGTTTCTAAACTTTAGTATTGTGTATATGTAGAGTCACCGTGGACCTCCACTCTCGTCGAAAATCTGTCGAGTTTGTGGTGATGAAATAGGActgaaagaagatggaaaagtaTTTTTGGCATGTCTTGCGTGTAATTTTCCTGTTTGTCGTCCTTGTTATGAATATGAAAGGAGCGAAGGAAACAAGTGTTGTCCACAATGTAACACTCGCTACAAGCGTCACAAAGGTACGTTATACTTCGTTCTTATTTTACTCTAAATTTCATTACAAGCTAACTCATTATTTATGGTAAAATTAAGGTTAATATACTATTAGTCCATGCATCTTAATAAGTAATATATCTGATTTTATAGGTTCACCCAGAGTGATCGGCGACGATGAAGAAGCTGACGATGCTGATGATTTTGAAGATGAATTCCCCattaaacacaacaaaaacGACGAATTTCAAGCAAAACAGCCTAATCATTCGGTAACGTAGAAATGATTTTGAGAGTAAGTTAAAACAGAGGAATTCAATTCATGGGTTTTTATGTTGTCCAGGAAAACGATGGGTACAATGATCAGAATTGGCATAAGAATGTGCAGAGCTCGTTCTCAGTTGCAGGAAGTGGTATAGTTCTAATCCATGGTGGttgtgtgttttgtttttggtttaataatttggaaatttgGATGGTGTTGAACTGATGATTTGGTTCATGGAAATTGTGCAGTGAATGGAAAGGACATGGAAGGGGAGAAGGAAGGTGGCTATGGAAGTGTAGAATGGAAAGAGAGAATTGATAAATGGAAAGTAAGACAAGAGAAGAGAGGTTTAGGGAATAAAGAGGATGGAAGTAACAATGATCAAGAAGAAGATGACTACTTGTAAGCAAATTCAATCctcttttcattcttcattatttttatttccttacCTATTTAGTGTTTAATATAACGTTCAATCTCAAAAGAGCgtttgaaatttgatattataatttaaggtTATAATAATCTGTGTTCCTtacctttattattttagtttgagttcTACTGTTTTGTATTTAGAAATTGTATGGATGACTCGTATTTAGGgttgatttattttagtctAAGTTATTGATAACCTGTATTTAGgtgaaaatcattttaaccTATATCGATAAATAGTAAATCAGATaacaaagaaaagtaaagaaagtGCTAAGAAACACATTTGAAATGACAATTTTATAACAAAGcatcaaatattataattagagcttcaaacataaaatgagATACCTCAATTCAATTTTGCATCGAAtaggtttttctttaataaatttgtaatattgtATAACGTGTAAATATCAcgtttgacatttttttaaatcgaCCATTCTATTAGACAAATTGAGTTTACATGcttttatcataaatatttttaaacaacaatTCTTGGGTAAGTGACTCTAAACTCATTTTAGATTCCAATTTTCAcctaagatttttttaaaaaattgttcttatgataatgattataaaaagttatgtagaatattataaagttcttaaaagaataattttgttaactttGTTTGCAATTTAGccattaattttatatgtaattATGAAAGAATGTGAGTCGTGGCAGATTGGCGGAGGCCCGGCAGCCATTATGGCGGAAACTACCAATATCGTCAAGCAAAATCAGTCCATATCGGATCGTCATTGTTCTCCGTCTCGTAATTCTTGCATTCTTCTTCCGATTTCGGATCCTTACTCCGGCCTACGACGCATTCCCCTTATGGCTGATCTCCGTCATATGCGAAATCTGGTTCGGCTTCTCCTGGATTCTCGATCAGTTCCCCAAATGGGCACCAATCAACCGAGAAACTTACCTCGACCGTCTCTCCATGCGGTTCGAGCGCGAAGGCGAGCCCAATCTTCTCTCACCGGTCGATTTCTTCGTCAGTACAGTGGATCCTCTGAAAGAACCGCCGATCATTACCGCCAACACCGTCCTCTCGATTCTCGCGGTTGATTATCCGGTGGAGAAGGTCAGCTGCTACGTTTCGGATGATGGAGCGTCGATGTTGCTGTTTGATACACTGGCGGAGACGGCGGAGTTTGCTCGGAGGTGGGTGCCGTTTTGTAAGAAGTTTAGTATTGAACCTAGAGCTCCGGAGTTTTACTTCTCGCAGAAGATGGATTACTTGAAGGATAAGGTGTTGCCGAGCTTTGTGAAGGAGAGGAGGGCAATGAAGgtaagatttgattttattaatggtttgattgattttgattgtGAATTGAGGCTGAATTGGTGGTTATTTTGGAGCAGAGGGAATATGAAGAGTTCAAGGTGAGGATCAATGCGTTGGTGGCGAAGGCTCAGAAGAAACCAGAAGAGGGATGGGTTATGCAAGATGGGACTCCATGGCCTGGAAACCTCACCCGTGATCATCCTGGCATGATACAGGTCCGCCATTTTTATGCTGCCATAAATCCTCTAAccttcaattcttcttcttccccatATACTGCATATCATTAACATTGTCCATTTTTATGCTTTGCAGGTGTATCTGGGGAGTGAAGGTGCACTTGATGTCGAAGGCAAAGAGTTGCCTCGTCTTGTATATGTTTCTCGTGAGAAACGCCCTGGATATCAACACCACAAGAAAGCCGGTGCTATGAATGCACTTGTAAGTGGCTCTTCTCCTGCTTCAAATGATTTTAACAAGACTATGAGAATGAACCTTATTGTATTGGGTGCCACAGGTTCGAGTCTCTGCAGTCCTCACAAATGCACCATTCATCTTGAATTTGGATTGTGATCACTACGTCAACAATAGCAAAGCTGTAAGGGAAGCCATGTGCTTTCTAATGGACCCTCAGCTTGGAAAGAAACTATGCTACGTTCAGTTTCCTCAAAGATTTGATGGTATTGATCGCCACGATAGATATGCTAACCGAAATATAGTGTTCTTTGATGTAAGTCGGAAGCTCATTTGACGTATTAATCATGTCTTTGTTTAAACTCCATTGTTATTGAGTGGATACTAACTGCAATTGCAGATCAACATGCGAGGACTAGATGGAATCCAAGGCCCAGTTTATGTTGGCACAGGATGTGTCTTCAACAGACAGGCTTTATATGGATATGAACCACCAGTCTCAGAGAAAAGGCCAAAGATGACATGTGATTGCTGGCCTTCTTggtgctgctgctgctgctgcggTGGATCAAGGAAATCGAAGTCCAAGAGGAAAGGAGAAAGAGGTTTGCTTGGAGGCttgttcaagaagaagaaaatgatgggGAAGAGTTATGTAAGGAAAGCTCCGGGACCAGTTTTTGATCTTGAAGAGATTGAAGAAGGGTTTGAAGGTTACGATGAGTTGGAGAAGTCATCACTCATGTCCCAgaagaattttgagaaaagatTCGGGCAGTCACCAGTTTTCATCGCTTCCACCCTTAAGGAAGATGGAGGTCTGCCAGAAGGGACTAATAGCACATCACTCGTTAAAGAAGCCATCCATGTGATAAGCTGTGGTTATGAAGATAAAACAGAATGGGGAAAAGAGGTTCGTGGCCGTGGCCGAGGCCATTGGCACAATGcttttatattctttaattttaaaacctcCACGTGAATTTAAGTAACACTTCCTGGTGAAcaaatatgtttcttttgCAGATAGGTTGGATTTACGGGTCTGTCACTGAGGATATTTTGACTGGATTCAAGATGCATTGTAGAGGATGGAAGTCGGTGTACTGCATGCCCCATAGACCAGCGTTCAAGGGATCGGCTCCGATAAATCTTTCGGATCGTTTGCACCAAGTTCTGAGATGGGCTTTAGGTTCTGTTGAAATCTTCCTCAGCCGACACTGCCCGCTGTGGTATGCTTATGGAGGAAAGCTAAAATGGCTTGAGAGGCTTGCTTACATCAACACTATTGTTTACCCTTTTACTTCTATTCCATTACTTGCTTACTGCACAATCCCTGCTGTCTGTCTTCTCACTGGAAAATTCATTATCCCCACAGTAAGTGATTCATCACTGTTCTTTGTTGCATCTCTTCTCAATCAACTTAAAACAACCAAGTGTTCATCTACAAGCACTAAAATATGAGCATATTTTCTGCAGTTGACGAACTTGGCTAGTGTCTGGTTCATGGCCTTGTTTATTTCCATCATTGCAACGGCGGTGCTGGAGCTTCGATGGAGTGAAGTGAGCATTGAAGACTTATGGCGTAATGAGCAATTCTGGGTGATTGGTGGTGTCTCTGCACATCTTTTTGCAGTGTTCCAAGGCCTTCTCAAGGTCCTTGGTGGAGTAGACACCAACTTCACAGTTACAGCAAAAGCCGCTGAAGACACCGAGTTCGGAGAGCTCTATCTTTTCAAGTGGACGACTCTTCTTATCCCACCAACCACTCTCATAATCTTGAATATGGTTGGAGTGGTTGCTGGAATTTCAGATGCAATCAACAATGGCTACGGTTCATGGGGTCCTCTATTTGGAAAGCTGTTTTTCGCTTTCTGGGTCATTGTTCATCTCTATCCTTTCCTCAAGGGTCTGATGGGAAAACAAAACAGGACTCCCACCATTGTTGTCCTTTGGTCCGTGCTTCTTGCTTCCATATTTTCACTGGTTTGGGTGCGTATTGATCCCTTCTTGCCCAAGCAAACTGGTCCTGTCCTCAAACAATGTGGAGTTGATTGCTAGATTTGCTCTATGATGCTCCCCTTTCACTTATTTTTGTTGGGTTGCCTCAGTTGTGTTCGaatgtttgaagttttgaGATCTGTAGCCTTTTGTTGTTTGAATGAATATACAAAAACATAATGAACTTCATTTCGATACATAATCTCACAATATTAGTTTCATATGTAAAAACACACCAAAATGGTATTTCATGAGAATACAATGGGCAACTGATTCacaaacaaatcaatataatCAGACTATTAGAAGGAAGTCAAACCGTTAAACTAATttacaaacaaataaacaaactttACATAactaaatagaagaaaataaaagagttgaCAACAAATAAACAGTTCTCCAAAAGCTTCAAGCTGCAACTCCTCTACTATTCAAAGCTCTCTCCAACCTTGTTTCAAATGGTGTGGAGTGCCACTTCACTGTCTTATCCTGCACTCACAAACAAAAGGACAATTGCTAAGAAATTCTTCGtctaaaaacattttttccacTTAAAAAGCCATTTCAAACTGATCCCTTAAATAACTGCTTCAAACCCATACCTCTCGATACTTGCTAGTTGTATTTGGTATTCCTTTAAATGAAGAAGCTGAATCGCAATCCTTATGACTCACTCCTTGTCTGTGATACATCCCGGCCGTTCCAACTTCAGACATCTTGCTGTGGCCGCTTCCTTTCAGAGAGCTCGATCCTTGCAATGTCCCACTTTTCAGTGGAGTCATAGTGGCTTCTAAAGCCATTGTTGGAGTAATCTTGACTGGTGTTGCTTGTGATGAAGGCAACCAGTTAGAAAGGCTGGCATCAACACACGGTTCTCCACTCGGCTCGGAACTGTATGGAAATCCATCAACACTTGATTCTTGTTCTAATTTGGCATTCTCTTTCTGAAGTTTTGGTGGAAATTCCTTCTTGGATTTCACAGCATTCCATTGAGAAAGATTTTCAACTGGATTCAGTACGGAGGAAACATAAGCAGTCCTATGCCTCACATTTGTTGGGTTTAACCTACAAACATCCATTGAACTTTCATCCACAGAAGAATCTTCCTTCATTGATTCAACTATTCCAAgttcatcattttcatcactGTCAAGATGAGTATCAAAAACCTCATcctcatcttcatcatcactATCCTTACAGTTCCCGTATCGATGAATTCGAGGGCAAGATGATTTGAAGTTGGCATTGAGAGGAACAACAAAATCTTCAGAAGAAGATTCGGATTTGCTTAGTTTTTCCTCACTGTCTTCTTCCTCCTTCTGGCCTTGTTTCTTCCCATGAACTGAAACAGCATCTTGTTGTGGTAAAACAATATGCTCATCCTCGTGAGATTTCACAGAAGCCACTTCTAACCCATCAATCCTATTCCTATGATCATAAGCCTCGTTGTTCTTATttctaaccaaaaccaaaattatacaagaaaaaaaaagttaaattacacCAAATATCACAGTGGTAGATTTCAACTATGATCTTTAAAAGGTTCTACTTTTCCAGTCGAAGTTTGAATTTGTTccaaaaaaagtatattattgGTTAAACCTATGAACAAATCTAAactcaaaactaaatacaatttCTTAATACCtagaaacaaaatgaagatcaaattaaaaaactcaTAGATAAAAGTGTAACTTCTTGAAACATATAAACAAACCAATCTTCCCAcatgtataacaaaataataaaattataattcgAGAATTGAAGTACTCACCCAGCTTCAACCGGATGGAAGAGTGTATTGTTAGAGTCGTCAAGCAAAGTATGAACAGAAGATTGGTGGGTCTTAGCGATCGCATTCCTCTGCACCAAACCCACATCAAAATTAGCCAAATTATTCAATAACAGTTCGCCCCCACAAATTCTTTTTTGCTCattagataaaaaagaaagaaaagaaagaaagaaaattaattaaggaccTGAATAACGGTGGAAGGGTGATGATTCTTGAGGCGTTTGGAGTTTTTAGAAGAACCAAAGCAAGCAAAAAAGCAACCCATCGCTTTGTAATTactttagaagaagaagaagattgggTTAAAAATGGTGGTCTTTCATGGAAGTTCGGTTCggaaagggaagaagaaaggatgtggaaatttgaaatttggagcGGAGAGCTTGTGGGTTTCTTTTAGCattgagtttattttattgtaatttgaagttaaatttgtatttattgtaAAGAGTAAAGTAAGTGACCGTTGGAATTGGAATTTGAAATTGTAACCAACAAATAGACTTTTGCAAATTCCACaataaatatgattaaattaaataaaaaagagcaaaaaaaaattattcccTTCCACTAATTGCTTTATAATTTACGACGTCATCTTAGTTTAATGATAACGGATTATACGTActttcatttctaatttgaataTAGTAAGTAAAATTCGGTTATGTGTTCTAAATTTGCGGTTTGGATAAGAGGAGTTTTGAAATAAGACTTCGTGATAAAGACGTTGGTGTTTGAATCAATCCATAAGATCTTATATGATTAAGTATAAGTTCTTTCGCGagaaaagttggttagttcgcAAAAGAAGTTACTATATTAGGatctttgaaatttatattaagtGGTTAAAGATATTCGCGAGAAAAACTGCATgactaatataatattaattttacacgTGTAAAGCTTTAAGTTTGGCTCACAATATCTTTCGTCCAATCTCTCATCTTCATATCttgtatgtatttatttacCATTGTTTATGGCTTCCTTtgaatgaatataatataacagTTCTTTAACCTAACATTTCACCTCTCTTTTTTtggtggattttttttgttatatttaaatcttttaagaaagcatgtccaaaaaaaaattaaaagtcatttttaaaaataataaaataaactaaaatatttacaagttatagcaaatttttgtattctatCATTAAAAGTCTTCTATCATTATAACATATCAACGactattgatagaatttgttataacttggaaatattttgtaaaatctattattttttttaaatattaaatattagaCCTCGTAAATTGATTTACTCAAACTAAATGAAATTAACAACTTTCCTATAATAGCTATATTCTACACgtttttttttgtcctttcattcatttatactttttaatattggTTTTAA
This DNA window, taken from Cucumis sativus cultivar 9930 chromosome 6, Cucumber_9930_V3, whole genome shotgun sequence, encodes the following:
- the LOC101205962 gene encoding uncharacterized protein LOC101205962 isoform X2 encodes the protein MGCFFACFGSSKNSKRLKNHHPSTVIQRNAIAKTHQSSVHTLLDDSNNTLFHPVEAGNRIDGLEVASVKSHEDEHIVLPQQDAVSVHGKKQGQKEEEDSEEKLSKSESSSEDFVVPLNANFKSSCPRIHRYGNCKDSDDEDEDEVFDTHLDSDENDELGIVESMKEDSSVDESSMDVCRLNPTNVRHRTAYVSSVLNPVENLSQWNAVKSKKEFPPKLQKENAKLEQESSVDGFPYSSEPSGEPCVDASLSNWLPSSQATPVKITPTMALEATMTPLKSGTLQGSSSLKGSGHSKMSEVGTAGMYHRQGVSHKDCDSASSFKGIPNTTSKYREDKTVKWHSTPFETRLERALNSRGVAA
- the LOC101205962 gene encoding uncharacterized protein LOC101205962 isoform X1, with the translated sequence MGCFFACFGSSKNSKRLKNHHPSTVIQRNAIAKTHQSSVHTLLDDSNNTLFHPVEAGNKNNEAYDHRNRIDGLEVASVKSHEDEHIVLPQQDAVSVHGKKQGQKEEEDSEEKLSKSESSSEDFVVPLNANFKSSCPRIHRYGNCKDSDDEDEDEVFDTHLDSDENDELGIVESMKEDSSVDESSMDVCRLNPTNVRHRTAYVSSVLNPVENLSQWNAVKSKKEFPPKLQKENAKLEQESSVDGFPYSSEPSGEPCVDASLSNWLPSSQATPVKITPTMALEATMTPLKSGTLQGSSSLKGSGHSKMSEVGTAGMYHRQGVSHKDCDSASSFKGIPNTTSKYREDKTVKWHSTPFETRLERALNSRGVAA
- the LOC101205733 gene encoding cellulose synthase A catalytic subunit 4 [UDP-forming] — its product is MAGLVTGSQHYPHVVDESHRGPPLSSKICRVCGDEIGLKEDGKVFLACLACNFPVCRPCYEYERSEGNKCCPQCNTRYKRHKGSPRVIGDDEEADDADDFEDEFPIKHNKNDEFQAKQPNHSENDGYNDQNWHKNVQSSFSVAGSVNGKDMEGEKEGGYGSVEWKERIDKWKVRQEKRGLGNKEDGSNNDQEEDDYLLAEARQPLWRKLPISSSKISPYRIVIVLRLVILAFFFRFRILTPAYDAFPLWLISVICEIWFGFSWILDQFPKWAPINRETYLDRLSMRFEREGEPNLLSPVDFFVSTVDPLKEPPIITANTVLSILAVDYPVEKVSCYVSDDGASMLLFDTLAETAEFARRWVPFCKKFSIEPRAPEFYFSQKMDYLKDKVLPSFVKERRAMKREYEEFKVRINALVAKAQKKPEEGWVMQDGTPWPGNLTRDHPGMIQVYLGSEGALDVEGKELPRLVYVSREKRPGYQHHKKAGAMNALVRVSAVLTNAPFILNLDCDHYVNNSKAVREAMCFLMDPQLGKKLCYVQFPQRFDGIDRHDRYANRNIVFFDINMRGLDGIQGPVYVGTGCVFNRQALYGYEPPVSEKRPKMTCDCWPSWCCCCCCGGSRKSKSKRKGERGLLGGLFKKKKMMGKSYVRKAPGPVFDLEEIEEGFEGYDELEKSSLMSQKNFEKRFGQSPVFIASTLKEDGGLPEGTNSTSLVKEAIHVISCGYEDKTEWGKEIGWIYGSVTEDILTGFKMHCRGWKSVYCMPHRPAFKGSAPINLSDRLHQVLRWALGSVEIFLSRHCPLWYAYGGKLKWLERLAYINTIVYPFTSIPLLAYCTIPAVCLLTGKFIIPTLTNLASVWFMALFISIIATAVLELRWSEVSIEDLWRNEQFWVIGGVSAHLFAVFQGLLKVLGGVDTNFTVTAKAAEDTEFGELYLFKWTTLLIPPTTLIILNMVGVVAGISDAINNGYGSWGPLFGKLFFAFWVIVHLYPFLKGLMGKQNRTPTIVVLWSVLLASIFSLVWVRIDPFLPKQTGPVLKQCGVDC